A region from the Mesorhizobium shangrilense genome encodes:
- a CDS encoding Gfo/Idh/MocA family protein produces MHRLLLLGTGGIAGHHVEEFAKIPGCSIVACVDQVPGRAAAFAATNTIGDFFESLEAAIAWGQFDAAINATPDGAHKATTLALLAAGKHVFCEKPLAPNHADALVMTEAAEAAGVVNMVNLTYRNSPAIQEARRMVQAGEIGELRHVEASYRQSWLVSKSWGDWRVEDKWLWRLSSRHGSTGVLGDVGIHILDFATYGAADDIVSLHADLVTFPKAEGDRIGDYVLDANDSAAITARMKSGALATIVASRYMTGNTNELSLAMHGTKGAIKVETDGKVSHLSVCVGKDIDHQRWRTLSLTIVKRNARRFAEALDAGRNGDPSFRRAADMQKLIDAAFESSAARRPLTVA; encoded by the coding sequence ATGCACCGTCTGCTTTTGTTGGGAACCGGCGGCATCGCCGGGCACCATGTCGAAGAGTTTGCCAAGATCCCGGGTTGCAGTATCGTCGCCTGCGTCGACCAGGTGCCGGGCCGCGCGGCCGCGTTCGCCGCCACCAACACAATCGGTGACTTCTTCGAGAGCCTGGAAGCGGCGATCGCCTGGGGCCAGTTCGACGCCGCCATCAACGCGACGCCGGATGGCGCGCACAAGGCAACGACGCTGGCGCTGCTTGCCGCCGGCAAGCATGTCTTCTGCGAAAAGCCGCTGGCGCCGAACCATGCCGATGCGCTGGTGATGACGGAGGCCGCCGAGGCGGCCGGGGTCGTCAACATGGTCAACCTGACCTATCGCAACTCACCGGCGATCCAGGAAGCGCGACGCATGGTGCAGGCCGGCGAGATCGGGGAACTGCGCCATGTCGAGGCGAGCTACCGGCAGAGCTGGCTGGTCAGCAAGTCGTGGGGTGACTGGCGGGTGGAGGACAAATGGCTGTGGCGCCTGTCGAGCCGGCACGGTTCGACAGGCGTCCTGGGCGATGTCGGCATCCACATCCTGGACTTCGCCACCTATGGCGCGGCTGACGATATCGTCAGCCTGCATGCCGATCTGGTGACGTTTCCGAAGGCCGAGGGAGACCGGATCGGCGACTATGTGCTGGATGCCAATGACAGCGCCGCCATAACCGCGCGGATGAAATCCGGCGCGCTCGCCACCATCGTTGCCAGCCGCTACATGACCGGCAACACCAACGAGCTGTCGCTGGCCATGCACGGCACCAAGGGTGCGATCAAGGTGGAAACCGATGGCAAGGTTTCGCACCTGTCGGTTTGCGTGGGCAAGGATATCGACCATCAGCGCTGGCGAACGCTGTCCTTAACCATCGTGAAGCGCAATGCCCGGCGTTTCGCAGAGGCGCTCGACGCCGGCCGAAATGGCGATCCGTCCTTCCGGCGTGCCGCCGACATGCAGAAACTGATCGACGCGGCCTTCGAGAGTTCGGCTGCGAGGCGACCACTGACGGTCGCCTGA
- a CDS encoding ThuA domain-containing protein, with protein sequence MPIKAVVWGENVHEQTNAAVRDLYPKGMHGTIAAALNQDKGIEATTATLQEPEHGLSEKRLAATEVLLWWGHAAHGEVRDEIVERVQRRVWEGMGLIVLHSGHYSKIFKRLMGTPCSLKWREAGERERVWAINRGHPIAQGIGECLEIGETEMYGEPFAVPEPMETVFVSWYEGGEVFRSGLTYQRGAGRIFYFSPGHETYPIYHNEGVQQVLRNAVHWARNPAPAWSGITNAPNVPTHAAKETIVQKGLRLHADGDKGLS encoded by the coding sequence ATGCCGATAAAAGCCGTCGTCTGGGGTGAGAACGTCCATGAGCAGACCAACGCAGCCGTGCGCGACCTCTATCCCAAGGGCATGCATGGCACCATCGCCGCGGCGCTGAACCAGGACAAGGGCATCGAGGCGACCACCGCCACCTTGCAGGAGCCCGAGCACGGCTTGAGTGAAAAGCGTCTTGCTGCCACCGAAGTCCTGTTGTGGTGGGGCCATGCCGCGCATGGCGAGGTCAGGGACGAGATCGTCGAGCGGGTGCAGAGGCGGGTATGGGAAGGCATGGGTCTGATCGTGCTCCATTCCGGCCACTACTCGAAGATATTCAAGCGGCTGATGGGCACGCCCTGCTCGCTGAAATGGCGCGAGGCTGGCGAGCGCGAGCGGGTGTGGGCGATCAATCGCGGCCATCCGATAGCCCAGGGCATCGGCGAATGCCTGGAGATCGGCGAGACGGAAATGTATGGCGAGCCGTTCGCGGTGCCGGAGCCGATGGAGACGGTATTCGTCTCCTGGTACGAGGGTGGCGAGGTGTTCCGGTCGGGACTGACCTACCAGCGTGGTGCCGGACGGATCTTCTACTTCTCCCCGGGTCACGAAACCTATCCGATCTATCACAATGAGGGCGTACAGCAGGTACTGCGCAACGCCGTCCATTGGGCGCGCAATCCCGCGCCGGCATGGTCGGGGATCACCAATGCGCCAAACGTGCCGACGCACGCGGCCAAGGAGACGATCGTCCAGAAGGGCCTGCGCCTGCATGCCGATGGCGACAAGGGTCTCAGTTGA
- a CDS encoding sarcosine oxidase subunit gamma, whose protein sequence is MAKAAAKTTAPATSPSVERRPALAGRTTTSTNVKVEVLPPAERISLRAPETSIAALSKALGVTLPQKQKTSASKAGRTALWLGPDEWLVIDEAGNDPLADCAGVTALHSAVGISHRNIAIAVTGAGAAATINAGCPQDLSLDAFPVGACSRTILGKTEIVLLRKAPDDFRVECWRSFSDYVFTFLSEAARDGAA, encoded by the coding sequence ATGGCTAAGGCTGCTGCAAAGACAACGGCCCCGGCGACATCGCCTTCGGTCGAACGCCGTCCGGCGCTGGCCGGACGCACGACCACCTCGACCAACGTCAAGGTCGAGGTGCTGCCGCCGGCCGAGCGTATTTCATTGCGCGCGCCGGAGACATCGATTGCTGCGCTGTCGAAAGCACTCGGCGTGACCTTGCCGCAGAAGCAAAAGACTTCGGCCTCGAAGGCCGGGCGCACCGCGCTGTGGCTTGGCCCTGACGAGTGGCTGGTCATCGACGAGGCCGGCAACGATCCGCTCGCCGATTGCGCAGGGGTTACCGCACTGCATTCAGCTGTCGGCATCTCACATCGCAACATCGCAATTGCCGTTACTGGCGCAGGTGCGGCCGCGACGATCAATGCGGGCTGTCCGCAGGATCTTTCGCTCGATGCCTTCCCTGTGGGAGCGTGTTCGCGCACCATCCTGGGCAAGACCGAGATCGTGCTGTTGCGCAAGGCACCAGATGACTTCCGGGTCGAGTGCTGGCGTTCCTTCTCGGACTATGTCTTTACTTTCCTGTCAGAGGCGGCGCGCGACGGGGCGGCTTGA
- a CDS encoding DUF680 domain-containing protein, whose amino-acid sequence MKKTILTLAAVLALSGSAFAASATQPVKQAPAAATCVDAKTHVKLDCSATGSIEKATSSTQGKGPKIGIDINPWIVPSF is encoded by the coding sequence ATGAAAAAGACAATCCTCACCCTCGCCGCCGTGCTGGCACTTTCGGGCTCGGCATTCGCCGCCAGCGCTACCCAGCCCGTCAAGCAGGCGCCAGCCGCGGCGACCTGCGTCGATGCCAAGACCCATGTGAAGCTTGATTGCAGCGCGACGGGATCGATCGAAAAGGCGACCAGTTCCACCCAGGGCAAGGGCCCGAAGATCGGCATCGACATCAACCCGTGGATCGTCCCGAGCTTCTAA